GGCGGGCGTCGGGGGGTGTGATAACGTCGGTGGACTTCTGGGGGCGCACAGGTCGAAGCCGCGGCGGGGGGATGGGGCGATGACGACGATGATGGGTTCGACGTCGCGGCGAGCGTTCGCATGCGTCCTGTTGGCGGGCACGATCATGGCGGCGAGCGATGCTTTGGGGGCCGAGAAGTACTGGGCCTACGTCGGCACGTACACCAATTCGAAGACCTCGCCGAGCGAGGGGATCTACAAGCTCGAATTCGACCCGGCCACGGGCTCGCTGACGCCCAAGGGGGTCGCGGCCCGGGCGGCGGATCCCTCGTTCCTGGCCGTCCACCCGAGCGGCAAGTTCCTCTACGCCGTCGACGAGGTCGGCGACTTCGAGGGCCAGAAGGCCGGCGGCGTCTCGGCGTTCGCGCTGGATCCCGCGACCGGCGACCTGAAGCTGCTGAACCAGCAGTCGTCGAAGGGCGACTACCCCTGCCACCTGGCCGTCGACCCCCAGGGCAAGGCCGTGGTCGCCGTCAACTACGGCGGCGGCAGCGTCGCCTGCCTGCCGATCGAGCCCGACGGCTCGCTGCGGCCGGCGTCGTCGTTCATCCAGCATCACGGCAAGAGCGTCGACCCCGACCGCCAGGGCGCGCCCCACGCGCACTCGGTCAACTTCGACCCCACGGGCAAGCTCGCCCTGGTCGCCGACCTGGGGCTGGACAAGGTCCTGATCTACGACCTGGACGCCGCCGCCGGCAAGCTGACGCCGCACGACCCCGCCTTCGCCGAGGTCCAGTCCGGCTCGGGCCCCAGGCACCTGGCCTGGCACCCCTCGGGACGCTTCGCTTACGTCATCACCGAGATGGGGGGGACGGTCGCCGTCTTCGATTACGACAAGGCGAAGGGCTCCCTGAAGGAAGTCCAGGCGATCCGCACGCTCCCCGGCGACTACAAGGGGAAGGCCGGCTGCGCCGAGGTCGTCGTGCACCCGTCGGGCAAGTTCGTCTACGGCTCCAACCGCGGCCACGACAGCCTGGCGATCTACGAGGTCGACCCGGCGACGGGCAAGCTCACGGCGGCCGGGTGGAAGCCGACCGGCGGCAAGAACCCGCGCAACTTCGTGATCGACCCGACGGGCGGCTACCTGCTGGCCGAGAACCAGGACTCGAACACGATCGTCGTCTTCCGCATCGATCCGGCGACCGGCGGGCTGACGGCCGTGGGCGAGCCGGTCTCGATCCCCAAGCCGGTGTGCATCCGGTTCGTGGCGCAGCCGATCTCGGCGAAGTGACCTGAGCCCCGAGGCCCGCGCATGAGCGTACCTTTGGGCGACGACGCGTCGTGGGCCGAGGCCCCCGGCCCCGGGCGGCCGCGCCAGGCCAAGCTGGCCTCGCTGCTGTACGCCCCGGCCGAGGTCCGCGAGCGGTCGCGGCGCATTTATGAGGCCCTGATCGACGAGTCGCCCCAGATCCGAGCGGGCAACTTCTCGCGGCTCGCCGTCGACGACCTGGAACGACTCTTCCGCCTCTACGACGCCGGGTTCTTCCGGGGCTTCCTCTCGGAGATGCTCCAGGAGGACCGGGCCTACCCGATGGCCTTCCGGCTCTCGCGCCGGCTGACCCGCGCCGCCGGCCAGACGATCCGCCTGGTGCGCCGGATCCGGCGCGGGGGGGTGGTGGTCGAGCAGCCGGAGTACGAGATCTCGGTCTCGACGACCTTGCTCTTCAACACCTTCCAGGACGTCGACCGCGAGGTCGTCGTCGGCGGACTGGCCTGCTCGGACCGCCTGGAGGCGCTCCAGCGGATCTTCGAGCACGAGCTGCTGCACCTGGCCGAGTTCCTGGGCTGGGGCCGATCGAGCTGCTCGGCCGAGAACTTCCACGCGCTCTCGCGGCGGATCTTCGCGCACGAGGGTGTGCGGCACGACCTGGTCACCCCCCGCGAGCAGGCGGCGTCGGCCTTCGGCGTCCGCGTGGGCGACGCCGTCGAGTTCGACATGGAGGGATCCCGGCTCCGCGGCCGCGTCAACCGCATCACACGCCGCGCCACCGTGCTCGTCGAACACCCCTCCGGAGCCCTCTTCACCGACGGCCGCCGCTACCAGACCTTCTACGTCCCGCTGGCGCTGCTGCGGAAGTTATGATCGCCGCCGACGCTTGCGAGCGATTGTCGACGCCCTCGAACCCTCGGTATGCTTGAACCCATGGAAGAGCGAATCCTGGAAGGGACCTGGGAAGAGATCGCCAGCCGCGGGCCCGAGCTGGCCGGTCGCAGGGTGCGCCTCACGGTTCTCGACGAGCCGGAGTCGGGCGGGCCGCTCGACGTGGCCCTCGCCCCCCTGATCGCGATCGCCGAGCGTTTGACGAGTCCGACGCCCGCCGAGTCGAGCGTCGATTGGTCGGAGGGCGTCGTCGAAAAATTCCGACGACAGGGATTC
The DNA window shown above is from Paludisphaera mucosa and carries:
- a CDS encoding lactonase family protein yields the protein MTTMMGSTSRRAFACVLLAGTIMAASDALGAEKYWAYVGTYTNSKTSPSEGIYKLEFDPATGSLTPKGVAARAADPSFLAVHPSGKFLYAVDEVGDFEGQKAGGVSAFALDPATGDLKLLNQQSSKGDYPCHLAVDPQGKAVVAVNYGGGSVACLPIEPDGSLRPASSFIQHHGKSVDPDRQGAPHAHSVNFDPTGKLALVADLGLDKVLIYDLDAAAGKLTPHDPAFAEVQSGSGPRHLAWHPSGRFAYVITEMGGTVAVFDYDKAKGSLKEVQAIRTLPGDYKGKAGCAEVVVHPSGKFVYGSNRGHDSLAIYEVDPATGKLTAAGWKPTGGKNPRNFVIDPTGGYLLAENQDSNTIVVFRIDPATGGLTAVGEPVSIPKPVCIRFVAQPISAK
- a CDS encoding SprT-like family protein, with translation MSVPLGDDASWAEAPGPGRPRQAKLASLLYAPAEVRERSRRIYEALIDESPQIRAGNFSRLAVDDLERLFRLYDAGFFRGFLSEMLQEDRAYPMAFRLSRRLTRAAGQTIRLVRRIRRGGVVVEQPEYEISVSTTLLFNTFQDVDREVVVGGLACSDRLEALQRIFEHELLHLAEFLGWGRSSCSAENFHALSRRIFAHEGVRHDLVTPREQAASAFGVRVGDAVEFDMEGSRLRGRVNRITRRATVLVEHPSGALFTDGRRYQTFYVPLALLRKL